A portion of the Bdellovibrionales bacterium genome contains these proteins:
- a CDS encoding quinone-dependent dihydroorotate dehydrogenase, with amino-acid sequence MKPWLWMPPQFAHRISPFFLQFYARIRPLQTLTWAPFTWRGLDFSNPLGIAGGVDKNAECIDGWWSLGPGFLEVGTVTPLSQSGNSGVVIRRNLKAKAVWNRLGFPSKGLDSLVSQLKDLYQPHFTPIFVNIGKNKDTPFAKAHEDYIKCIEKVGQSADVFVINISSPNTEGLRNLLKPENLRAFLKPIVAANTEITGLKKIDRATPLLLKVSPDISVDELREIIEISLDLDISGWVLTNSSLGMREGLDFSTEGGLSGQPLAQKSKEMLAATIQILGERRTGKLIVSSGGILSAEDAFERLKMGADLVQVYSALVFEGPLFFRKVAYRASLNPDIKS; translated from the coding sequence TTGAAACCTTGGCTGTGGATGCCTCCGCAATTTGCACATCGCATAAGTCCCTTTTTTTTGCAGTTCTACGCTCGCATCAGACCTTTGCAAACTCTGACCTGGGCACCTTTTACATGGCGTGGCCTTGATTTTTCAAACCCCCTAGGAATAGCGGGAGGTGTCGATAAGAATGCAGAATGCATTGATGGATGGTGGTCCTTGGGTCCTGGTTTTTTGGAGGTGGGCACAGTAACTCCACTTTCGCAGTCAGGTAACTCGGGAGTCGTGATTCGAAGAAACTTAAAGGCAAAGGCCGTGTGGAACCGCCTTGGTTTTCCCAGCAAAGGCCTGGACTCTCTTGTTTCGCAACTAAAGGATCTCTATCAACCACACTTCACACCTATTTTTGTCAATATTGGAAAAAATAAGGATACCCCTTTCGCGAAGGCCCATGAGGACTACATCAAATGCATCGAGAAAGTTGGTCAATCGGCTGACGTTTTCGTCATCAATATTAGCAGCCCAAACACTGAGGGCCTGCGAAACCTTCTAAAACCGGAAAATTTGCGTGCTTTTTTAAAGCCTATCGTCGCCGCTAATACTGAAATTACCGGATTGAAAAAAATTGATCGAGCAACCCCCCTCCTTTTGAAAGTAAGTCCTGATATCTCTGTTGACGAGCTCAGAGAAATTATTGAAATCTCTCTCGACCTTGATATTAGCGGTTGGGTGCTGACCAATAGCAGCTTAGGGATGAGGGAAGGCCTGGATTTTTCAACCGAAGGTGGTCTCTCTGGCCAGCCTTTGGCCCAAAAATCCAAAGAAATGTTGGCTGCAACAATTCAAATTCTTGGCGAACGCCGCACTGGAAAGCTGATCGTCTCATCTGGGGGTATCCTTTCCGCAGAGGATGCCTTTGAACGCCTTAAAATGGGAGCCGATCTTGTGCAGGTTTATTCGGCCTTGGTCTTTGAAGGTCCTCTGTTTTTTCGGAAGGTTGCCTACCGTGCTTCACTCAATCCCGATATCAAGAGTTAG
- a CDS encoding (deoxy)nucleoside triphosphate pyrophosphohydrolase produces the protein MKKRRPNWIPVVAGLIRKNNQFLVGLRPAGGGMSTVWEFPGGKIEPGEDPPKALSRELMEELGIEAQIGELQFVTSHQYGDTNILLIFFDVLYWKGEPKPIHHETLKWVTLSDLAKMELPDANRTILPRIREVLP, from the coding sequence ATGAAAAAGCGCAGACCTAATTGGATTCCAGTGGTTGCTGGGCTTATCCGCAAGAACAATCAATTTCTCGTTGGCCTCCGACCAGCTGGAGGAGGAATGTCCACCGTCTGGGAATTCCCTGGTGGCAAAATTGAACCGGGCGAGGATCCTCCCAAAGCGCTCTCTCGTGAGCTGATGGAAGAGCTTGGAATTGAAGCCCAAATTGGTGAGCTGCAATTTGTAACTTCACATCAATATGGAGATACAAATATTCTTTTGATTTTTTTTGATGTCCTGTACTGGAAGGGCGAACCTAAGCCCATACACCATGAGACTCTCAAATGGGTGACCTTGAGCGATTTGGCCAAGATGGAACTGCCTGATGCAAATCGCACGATCTTGCCAAGAATACGTGAAGTTCTCCCTTAA
- a CDS encoding glycosyltransferase family 4 protein, which translates to MAKLPMPEKLNICMICQRFPILGRASDHGFLWPIARRLALDGHQVTVLSWKNPQGKKEILQENVMAFFLGESGYRTIDQFPELVKNKFLALHAENPFHIVHSIDRGGYLIGKRSRLLKVAMAYDVEATGMSEIFSLLGMARETLGGLLRTAVLVGSRFIISYYGRDRQLLKTAHSVFVTSPQQRIALERYYLYPELKTHSVPYGIEITDLSPREKSEELGEKVGLPANAQTIVTITDMTELGEVINLLRAFEKVAVKKPASRMIVLGHGPLKKEIEFEMLNLALGNRVIFTGAIPNTALPDYIALADVFVNLSSRTSGFEPSLLEAMAQKKVIIGSEVSPISTIVEDGRDGFLVRPADVNSLSTLLIQIFSDQLPTREIGENARNKTLNLFDMGKMVSQTVEAYRQTLWSTGWYEKKKAKKAFRGSSHSNTTVSDPPLEQSHS; encoded by the coding sequence ATGGCAAAACTTCCCATGCCCGAAAAACTGAATATCTGCATGATCTGCCAAAGGTTCCCTATCTTAGGACGGGCCTCTGATCATGGATTCTTGTGGCCAATTGCTCGGCGCCTGGCCCTCGACGGCCACCAAGTGACGGTGTTGTCTTGGAAAAACCCTCAGGGAAAAAAGGAAATTCTTCAGGAAAACGTCATGGCATTTTTTCTGGGAGAATCTGGGTATCGCACGATTGATCAGTTTCCCGAGCTAGTAAAAAACAAATTTTTAGCTCTCCATGCCGAAAACCCATTTCATATTGTCCACAGCATTGATCGCGGCGGATATCTTATAGGTAAAAGAAGTCGGCTTCTTAAAGTCGCTATGGCCTATGATGTCGAGGCAACAGGAATGAGCGAAATATTTTCCTTGCTGGGAATGGCTCGAGAAACCTTAGGTGGCCTTTTACGAACAGCCGTTTTGGTGGGCTCAAGATTTATCATTTCTTATTACGGACGGGATCGCCAACTGTTGAAAACAGCTCATTCTGTGTTTGTCACAAGTCCCCAGCAGAGAATTGCTCTTGAAAGGTACTATCTCTACCCGGAGCTAAAAACCCACAGTGTTCCCTACGGAATTGAAATCACCGATCTTTCTCCGAGAGAAAAATCAGAGGAGTTGGGGGAAAAGGTCGGACTCCCCGCAAACGCCCAAACAATCGTGACAATAACAGATATGACGGAATTGGGCGAAGTGATTAACTTGCTGAGAGCCTTTGAGAAAGTAGCGGTGAAAAAACCGGCTTCTCGAATGATCGTACTCGGACATGGACCGCTAAAAAAAGAAATTGAATTTGAGATGCTCAACCTCGCCCTCGGGAATAGGGTCATTTTTACGGGAGCAATTCCCAACACTGCCCTGCCCGACTACATCGCTCTTGCTGATGTGTTCGTCAATCTCAGCTCGCGAACCTCTGGATTTGAACCAAGTCTCCTCGAAGCGATGGCCCAGAAAAAGGTGATTATCGGCTCTGAGGTAAGTCCAATTTCTACCATTGTAGAAGACGGACGTGATGGTTTTTTGGTCAGACCCGCTGACGTGAATTCACTTAGCACTCTGCTAATTCAAATTTTTTCTGATCAACTTCCCACCCGCGAAATTGGCGAAAACGCCCGCAATAAAACTCTCAATCTTTTTGATATGGGTAAAATGGTGAGCCAAACGGTCGAGGCCTATCGCCAGACTCTCTGGTCAACTGGATGGTATGAAAAGAAAAAAGCTAAGAAGGCATTTCGTGGTTCTTCCCATTCTAACACGACCGTATCCGACCCTCCTCTTGAGCAATCGCATTCTTAA
- a CDS encoding integration host factor subunit beta: protein MTKADLINHISERAGITRVKAETVVNAIFDSMVEALMRNDRIEIRGFGSFVNRLYGAYKGRNPRTGEVINVGEKKLPFFKVGKELKEDINGAE from the coding sequence ATGACGAAAGCGGATCTCATTAACCACATCTCAGAGCGCGCCGGAATAACAAGAGTGAAGGCGGAAACTGTTGTGAATGCCATCTTCGATTCGATGGTTGAGGCCTTGATGCGCAATGATCGCATTGAAATCCGAGGATTTGGATCCTTTGTGAACCGTCTTTATGGTGCCTACAAGGGACGCAACCCACGAACGGGCGAAGTTATTAATGTCGGCGAAAAAAAACTACCCTTTTTTAAGGTTGGGAAAGAGCTCAAAGAAGACATCAACGGTGCCGAATAG
- the genX gene encoding EF-P lysine aminoacylase GenX translates to MSPRDRYLKSVWLPYPAIQGSFMTVSQCCSFNPSTSTLGMSLRLAGKVLEISPEERSMVVYQGDQQLKIVVLGPAVWGPSPEVGDPFLVLSPGDVLAIECGAVEERVGKTVWFLSGVQFTLLAPCHRHICETSEKWVSLRRWEKLIRGVRSYFLENGFWEADTPYLVTCPGMEPTLDPFPVTLHYKGGERGVYLPTSPELSLKRLLALGATHLFEIKKCFRDGEFSHCHQPEFWMLEWYRAYSSLDSIKFDLMGLLSFLAEEALIPTPISQPREVTMAELFQEVLSFELRVTTTKADLLQLCRRLGIYTGSVETWNDLFHLVFIEKIEPHLKQMGLVFLERFPPSQAALARITKDGWADRLEFYWNGLEIANAFHELNDPAEQQHRNNSDNRERVLMGKNPLPIDQNFMAALESGMPPSGGIALGLERLFMAAWGVRDLGDLKIFTFDT, encoded by the coding sequence ATGTCCCCACGAGATCGCTATCTGAAATCGGTTTGGCTGCCTTATCCCGCAATCCAGGGGTCGTTTATGACGGTCTCTCAGTGTTGCTCCTTCAATCCATCGACATCGACATTGGGAATGTCACTTCGCTTAGCCGGAAAAGTTTTAGAAATCTCGCCAGAAGAGCGTTCGATGGTGGTCTACCAAGGAGACCAGCAATTGAAAATTGTTGTTTTAGGCCCAGCGGTTTGGGGTCCTTCTCCTGAAGTGGGCGATCCGTTTTTGGTCCTTTCTCCGGGTGATGTGCTTGCGATTGAATGTGGGGCTGTTGAGGAGAGAGTTGGCAAGACCGTTTGGTTCCTTTCTGGAGTTCAGTTTACACTTTTAGCTCCCTGTCACAGACATATCTGCGAAACTTCGGAAAAGTGGGTCTCATTGAGACGTTGGGAAAAGTTGATTCGAGGAGTTCGAAGTTATTTTTTAGAGAACGGTTTTTGGGAAGCAGATACTCCTTATTTGGTAACTTGTCCCGGGATGGAACCGACTCTTGATCCTTTTCCAGTTACTCTTCACTACAAAGGAGGGGAGAGGGGAGTTTACTTGCCAACATCTCCTGAACTCAGCCTAAAGAGGCTTTTGGCGTTGGGCGCAACTCATCTATTTGAAATAAAAAAGTGTTTTCGCGACGGAGAATTCAGTCACTGTCACCAGCCTGAGTTTTGGATGCTTGAGTGGTATCGAGCTTACTCAAGCCTTGATTCAATCAAGTTTGATTTGATGGGCCTTCTTAGCTTTTTAGCTGAAGAGGCACTGATTCCGACTCCGATCTCTCAACCAAGGGAGGTCACTATGGCGGAACTATTTCAGGAGGTTTTGAGTTTTGAGCTGCGGGTGACAACAACAAAAGCGGATCTGCTTCAACTTTGCCGAAGACTTGGAATCTACACCGGATCAGTTGAGACTTGGAATGATCTGTTTCACCTCGTCTTTATTGAGAAAATTGAACCTCATTTGAAACAGATGGGCTTGGTTTTTCTCGAAAGATTTCCACCGAGTCAGGCGGCTTTGGCGCGAATAACCAAAGACGGATGGGCCGATCGGCTTGAATTCTATTGGAATGGCTTGGAAATAGCGAATGCCTTTCATGAACTCAACGATCCAGCAGAGCAGCAGCACCGAAATAATTCTGACAATCGAGAGCGAGTGCTCATGGGCAAAAATCCCCTTCCCATTGATCAGAATTTCATGGCTGCTCTCGAGAGCGGAATGCCGCCATCCGGGGGAATTGCTTTGGGTCTTGAGCGCTTATTTATGGCGGCCTGGGGAGTAAGGGACCTAGGTGACTTGAAAATTTTTACATTTGATACCTGA
- a CDS encoding Crp/Fnr family transcriptional regulator, whose amino-acid sequence MNNKMSSKNGLEKITFKTGDLLFKEGDLSRHFYIIQEGNVEIFQSGFHGEKIPLSVVGAGQSLGEFAMIDDSPRSATARCLTRVEAILVNEEAYQYMIEKLPDWVVSMMQGLISRIRETNEILKRHGIVDQTVTQKIASTEFEGDVTTAINIDLNDLNDEGDKDE is encoded by the coding sequence GTGAATAATAAAATGAGTAGCAAAAATGGACTCGAGAAAATCACCTTCAAGACGGGAGACCTCCTCTTCAAGGAAGGAGACTTGTCACGCCATTTTTATATCATCCAAGAAGGCAATGTAGAGATTTTCCAAAGTGGATTTCATGGAGAGAAAATTCCCCTTTCAGTTGTAGGGGCAGGCCAATCTCTCGGTGAATTTGCGATGATTGACGACTCTCCTCGCTCGGCAACTGCGCGCTGTCTCACTCGCGTCGAGGCGATATTGGTAAATGAAGAGGCATATCAGTACATGATTGAGAAACTGCCCGATTGGGTTGTTTCAATGATGCAGGGTTTGATTTCCCGCATTCGAGAAACCAATGAGATTCTAAAACGCCATGGGATTGTCGATCAAACTGTCACTCAGAAAATTGCCTCGACTGAGTTTGAAGGCGATGTTACAACCGCTATCAACATTGATCTGAATGACTTGAATGATGAGGGCGATAAAGACGAGTAG